A genomic window from Populus alba chromosome 19, ASM523922v2, whole genome shotgun sequence includes:
- the LOC118052597 gene encoding legumin B, producing MGSCSLLSLTLCFLVLFNCCFAQIEQVSSRHGRQQQGQRRSQHSECQIDRINALEPARKIRSEAGVTEIWDENDEQFQCAGVVVIRHTINNRGLLLPAYSNAPKLIFVEQGRGIHGAVFPGCPETFQSSGNSSQDRRESSEDQHQKVRQVREGDVVALPSGVADWFYNNGDSPLVLVQLLDTSNPANQLDQDFREFFLAGNPRQESQSQRSSYQRGQYEGQHGRRYEDESRREQQERSRNVFSGFNEQILAEAFNIDTKLARRMQNENDNRGIIVRTQHELHVISPRQSQEEEERQQESRRSTRRRHEDNGVEETFCTARLKININDPEDADVFNPRAGRLTTVNSLNLPILRHVQLSAERGVLYQNALMSPYWNINAHSIMYITGGNGRIQIVGDNGQAVFDGQVRKGQVVTAPQNFAVVMKAGSQGLEWVSFKTNDNAQISQLAGRVSTIRALPEEVVANSFQISREDARRLKNNRDEVGVLSASRQSQYGRD from the exons ATGGGTTCTTGTTCTTTGTTATCTCTTACTCTTTGCTTTCTTGTTCTCTTCAATTGTTGCTTTGCACAAATAGAGCAAGTATCCTCACGACATGGCCGGCAACAGCAGGGGCAACGACGCTCTCAACATAGCGAATGTCAAATTGATAGGATCAATGCCCTCGAGCCTGCTCGAAAGATCAGATCAGAGGCTGGTGTCACTGAGATTTGGGACGAGAATGATGAGCAGTTTCAGTGCGCTGGAGTTGTAGTTATCCGTCATACCATTAACAACCGAGGCCTCTTGTTGCCTGCGTACTCCAATGCACCTAAGCTCATCTTTGTAGAACAAG GTAGGGGCATTCACGGAGCTGTATTTCCTGGCTGTCCAGAGACGTTCCAATCATCAGGAAATTCTTCTCAAGATCGAAGAGAAAGCTCCGAAGACCAGCACCAGAAGGTTCGACAAGTAAGAGAGGGTGATGTAGTTGCATTGCCTTCGGGAGTTGCTGATTGGTTTTATAACAATGGTGATTCACCTCTCGTTCTTGTTCAACTTCTCGACACAAGCAATCCTGCCAACCAGCTTGATCAGGATTTCAGG gAATTTTTCCTGGCTGGAAACCCACGACAAGAATCACAAAGCCAAAGAAGCTCATACCAGAGAGGCCAATATGAAGGTCAACATGGACGCCGATATGAAGACGAAAGTCGGAGAGAACAGCAAGAAAGATCTCGCAATGTCTTCAGCGGTTTCAACGAGCAAATCCTTGCAGAAGCTTTCAACATTGACACCAAACTAGCAAGAAGGATGCAGAACGAAAATGATAACAGAGGAATCATTGTCCGAACTCAGCATGAACTTCATGTGATCAGTCCACGACAGAGtcaagaggaggaagaaagaCAACAAGAATCCCGAAGGAGCACACGTCGTCGTCATGAGGACAACGGTGTGGAGGAAACTTTCTGCACAGCCAGGTTGAAGATCAACATAAATGATCCAGAAGATGCTGATGTGTTTAATCCACGTGCCGGACGCCTCACTACTGTCAACAGCCTCAATCTCCCCATCCTTCGACATGTCCAGCTTAGCGCTGAGAGAGGTGTCCTTTACCAA AATGCTTTGATGTCACCATATTGGAACATCAATGCCCACAGCATAATGTACATCACAGGAGGAAATGGAAGGATTCAGATTGTTGGAGACAATGGACAGGCAGTATTTGATGGACAAGTTCGCAAGGGTCAAGTAGTAACAGCACCACAAAACTTTGCAGTGGTGATGAAGGCTGGAAGCCAAGGGCTCGAGTGGGTATCATTCAAGACTAATGACAATGCACAAATCAGTCAATTGGCAGGACGAGTCTCTACCATCCGGGCCTTGCCTGAAGAAGTGGTAGCAAACTCATTCCAGATCTCAAGGGAAGATGCCAGGAGGCTTAAGAACAACAGGGATGAAGTTGGTGTTCTTAGTGCGTCCCGTCAATCACAATATGGAAGGGATTAA